A stretch of the Lolium perenne isolate Kyuss_39 chromosome 3, Kyuss_2.0, whole genome shotgun sequence genome encodes the following:
- the LOC139838140 gene encoding uncharacterized protein, whose product MGSTGALQLSSSISALPVAPPASISAPAVRLDATNFTLWKGLTLPNLSGAGLHGYLDGTEEAPAKTIKQGTGDDAVDVTNPAYTRWWTTDQRVLGLLLGSMEPEIACQLIGCTTAAAVWSAVHTMYGAQSRANIRHLRRQLTTLRKDDLTACQYMHKMKAITDTLAIAGAPVPNDDLVDYIITGLGKTFNAIAGHLTMGNRSVPYAEFYSGILSFDSMQTQQTQDDEWTSAANAASRAGSYSNNSRPRAPDYSPVHSGGGHPSGNSYQQGQGRTDQQQSGGYGNGGNQQQSARRGKKQHPQCQLCGYWGHDAFDCKNSFNQDFIRNNNSRRSGNAASTTSNNSLPPWLMDSGATDHITNDLECLHVHERYTGKDNVQVANGKASADAVQVPSDLAASDAGIAPVIAVPSTSTIDVHGMGTPSHAPGTAPSPPAWQQSAPQDRFSPDSPAPVVSPGAPGASGASPVLAASPGVPGASPGDAPASAASLPGAPPGDSSGATSSSLFHAPAHPMVTRHRDHTRREKAYTDGTVRYDVRRRALFAAPTSHRDALREPAWRSAMADEFSALCQTRTWVLVPRPPGVNIVGSKWVFKTKHKPDGSIEKHKARLVAHGFTQQHGLDYGETFSPVVKPATVRLVLSLAVSRGWVLRQVDVSNAFLHGYLQEDVYMQQPPGFEDARFPSHVYKLQRALYGLKQSPRAWYARLSSRLHQLGFISSKADTSLFVFSQGSVHLYMLAYVDDIVIASSSSAAVDKLVQALSDTFPIKDLGPLAYFLGLEASRNSGGMTLTQRKYALDLLHKVGMENCKSTSTPLVTTEHLSRDTGTILGTEDSFRYRSIPTEVHWEAVKRILRYVKGTLDTGLKFRKSSAMGISIFTDADWAGDVDDRRSTGGYAIFVGPNLVSWSSKKQPTVSRSSTEAEYKALANGAAEAMWVESILQELGVPRQRTPILWCDNLGATYLAANPVFHARTKHIEIDFHFVRERVADGALKIRFISSEDQLADVFTKPATRQMLHRFSTNLNLVSTSLD is encoded by the exons ATGGGATCGACCGGAGCTTTACAGCTTTCGAGCTCAATCAGCGCCCTCCCCGTCGCTCCGCCCGCGTCGATCTCGGCGCCTGCCGTGCGCCTGGATGCGACAAACTTCACTCTGTGGAAGGGCCTGACTCTCCCCAATCTGTCCGGTGCTGGCCTTCACGGCTACCTCGATGGCACCGAGGAGGCTCCCGCCAAGACGATCAAGCAAGGCACGGGCGACGATGCGGTGGACGTCACCAATCCCGCTTACACCCGATGGTGGACGACCGATCAGCGGGTGCTCGGGCTTCTCCTCGGTTCCATGGAGCCGGAGATCGCGTGTCAGCTCATAGGCTGcacaaccgccgccgccgtgtgGAGTGCCGTCCACACCATGTACGGCGCGCAAAGCCGCGCTAACATCCGCCATCTGCGTCGGCAACTCACGACGCTGCGTAAGGACGACCTCACCGCCTGCCAGTACATGCACAAGATGAAGGCCATCACCGACACCTTGGCAATCGCCGGCGCGCCCGTCCCCAATGATGATCTGGTCGACTACATCATCACCGGTCTCGGCAAAACCTTCAACGCCATCGCCGGTCATCTTACCATGGGGAACCGCTCCGTCCCCTACGCCGAGTTCTACTCCGGCATCCTCTCGTTCGACTCCATGCAGACTCAGCAGACGCAGGACGACGAGTGGACCTCTGCGGCTAATGCCGCCTCCCGGGCCGGCTCCTACTCCAACAACAGCCGGCCGCGTGCTCCAGACTACTCCCCCGTTCATTCCGGCGGGGGGCACCCCTCTGGGAACTCCTACCAGCAGGGCCAAGGCCGTACCGACCAGCAGCAGTCTGGTGGCTATGGCAACGGTGGCAATCAGCAGCAGTCCGCCCGCCGTGGCAAGAAGCAGCATCCGCAGTGCCAACTATGCGGATACTGGGGGCATGATGCGTTTGATTGCAAGAATAGCTTCAACCAGGATTTTATCCGCAACAACAACAGTCGGCGTTCTGGCAACGCCGCCTCCACGACCTCCAACAACAGTCTCCCGCCATGGCTAATGGACTCCGGGGCAACGGATCACATCACCAATGATCTCGAGTGCCTCCACGTGCACGAGCGCTACACCGGGAAGGACAATGTTCAAGTGGCTAACGGTAAAG CCTCTGCTGATGCTGTGCAGGTTCCGTCCGACCTCGCTGCTTCCGATGCTGGCATTGCACCCGTGATCGCCGTCCCCAGCACGTCCACGATCGACGTGCATGGCATGGGCACGCCGTCCCATGCACCCGGCACCGCTCCGTCACCTCCTGCGTGGCAGCAATCAGCGCCTCAGGACCGATTCTCGCCCGACTCACCCGCGCCTGTCGTCTCACCTGGCGCGCCGGGTGCCTCTGGTGCTTCGCCTGTGCTTGCTGCTTCACCTGGTGTGCCTGGTGCCTCGCCTGGTGACGCGCCCGCGTCGGCTGCCTCGTTGCCTGGTGCGCCTCCTGGCGATTCATCTGGTGCGACTTCGTCTAGCCTGTTTCATGCACCGGCTCATCCTATGGTTACCCGTCACCGTGATCATACTCGGCGCGAGAAGGCTTACACCGACGGCACAGTCCGCTATGATGTGCGTCGTCGTGCTCTATTTGCTGCTCCTACCTCGCACCGTGATGCCCTCCGTGAACCTGCTTGGAGATCTGCTATGGCTGATGAGTTCTCTGCCCTTTGTCAGACCCGCACTTGGGTTCTCGTGCCTCGACCTCCTGGTGTCAACATTGTTGGGAGCAAATGGGTGTTTAAAACAAAGCACAAGCCTGATGGTTCAATTGAGAAGCACAAGGCTCGTCTGGTTGCTCATGGCTTTACTCAACAGCATGGTTTGGATTATGGCGAAACTTTTAGCCCTGTCGTCAAGCCTGCCACGGTTCGCTTGGTTCTTTCATTGGCTGTTTCTCGCGGCTGGGTTCTTCGCCAGGTTGATGTGAGTAATGCTTTTCTTCACGGGTATCTGCAAGAGGATGTGTACATGCAGCAGCCGCCAGGTTTTGAGGATGCGCGTTTTCCGTCTCATGTCTATAAGCTTCAACGTGCACTTTACGGTCTGAAGCAGTCACCCCGTGCTTGGTATGCCCGCTTAAGTTCTCGTTTGCATCAGCTGGGGTTTATCTCGTCCAAGGCCGACACGTCCCTGTTTGTGTTCTCTCAGGGTTCTGTTCATCTTTACATGCTTGCCTATGTTGATGACATTGTCATTGCTAGCTCCAGTTCTGCAGCTGTTGATAAGCTCGTTCAAGCTCTCTCTGACACGTTTCCCATCAAGGATCTTGGTCCTCTGGCGTATTTCCTTGGTCTTGAAGCGTCTCGCAATTCTGGGGGCATGACGTTGACTCAACGCAAGTATGCGCTTGATCTTTTACATAAAGTTGGCATGGAGAATTGCAAGTCTACTTCTACGCCTCTTGTGACGACAGAGCATCTTTCTCGCGACACTGGTACAATTCTAGGTACTGAAGATTCTTTCCGGTACCGTAGCATT CCTACTGAGGTACATTGGGAAGCTGTGAAGCGTATTCTGAGATATGTCAAAGGAACTTTGGACACAGGGCTGAAGTTTCGCAAATCTTCAGCTATGGGCATTAGTATATTTACAGATGCGGACTGGGCAGGTGATGTTGATGACCGTCGCTCCACTGGTGGGTATGCCATTTTTGTTGGACCTAACCTTGTGTCGTGGAGCTCTAAGAAACAGCCTACTGTCTCAAGGTCCAGTACAGAGGCAGAGTATAAGGCTCTTGCAAATGGTGCTGCTGAAGCTATGTGGGTAGAATCGATACTCCAAGAACTTGGTGTTCCTCGGCAGCGTACACCTATATTATGGTGTGACAATTTAGGGGCTACTTATCTTGCAGCGAATCCAGTTTTCCATgctaggacaaagcacattgaaatTGATTTTCATTTTGTGCGCGAGCGGGTTGCTGATGGCGCTTTGAAGATAAGGTTTATTTCTTCTGAGGATCAGTTGGCTGATGTATTCACAAAACCAGCCACTAGACAAATGTTACATCGTTTTAGTACCAATCTAAATCTTGTATCCACTAGTTTAGATTGA